One window from the genome of Azospirillum sp. B510 encodes:
- a CDS encoding glycosyltransferase family 2 protein: MTPTVPSAPLVSIITPTWQREEFLPRLHARIQAQTHGEIEWLVFDDSPRPSAYLKPLASPRLKYFYSPSRYAIGEKRNILADHAKGSVIVHMDDDDFYAPAYVERMLGWLERGHDLVTLSGWFLYSAPYRRFGYWDTARGGSHHRWGRQGCSYVEAPDSPPSPDNLDGYGFSYAYRRSVWEEIRFPAVNACEDTPFVRAARERFRVGTFPDAEGLCLHLLHARSTSLCLPQYELPELLIDRLFGPDAAAYTRP, from the coding sequence ATGACGCCCACAGTCCCTTCCGCTCCCCTGGTCAGCATCATCACGCCCACCTGGCAGCGGGAGGAGTTCCTGCCCCGCCTGCACGCCCGCATCCAGGCACAGACCCATGGCGAGATCGAGTGGCTGGTGTTCGACGACAGCCCGCGCCCCTCCGCCTATCTGAAGCCGCTGGCCAGCCCCCGGCTCAAATATTTTTACTCGCCCAGCCGCTACGCCATCGGCGAGAAGCGCAACATCCTGGCGGACCATGCCAAGGGATCGGTGATCGTCCATATGGACGATGACGATTTCTATGCGCCGGCCTATGTGGAGCGGATGCTGGGCTGGCTGGAGCGGGGACATGATCTGGTGACGCTGTCGGGCTGGTTCCTCTACAGCGCGCCCTACCGGCGCTTCGGCTATTGGGACACCGCCCGCGGCGGCTCGCACCATCGCTGGGGCCGGCAAGGGTGCAGCTATGTGGAGGCGCCGGACAGCCCGCCCTCCCCCGATAATCTCGACGGCTACGGCTTCTCCTACGCCTACCGGCGTTCGGTGTGGGAAGAGATCCGCTTCCCCGCGGTGAACGCCTGCGAGGACACGCCCTTCGTCAGGGCCGCCCGCGAACGCTTCCGCGTCGGCACCTTCCCCGATGCGGAGGGGCTGTGCCTGCACCTGCTGCACGCCCGCAGCACCAGCCTGTGCCTGCCGCAATATGAGCTGCCGGAACTGCTGATAGACCGGCTGTTCGGTCCCGATGCCGCCGCCTACACCCGTCCCTGA
- a CDS encoding DUF423 domain-containing protein, with protein sequence MIDRIWIVFAALNGAMAVGTGAYASHALAAQPQAQEWFRIAGQYQMAHALALVLLVALGGRVTASGRLLLRTAGWLFVAGILLFCGTLYALATIGPLPLPMTAPAGGWSFMLGWLALAVAALRVRG encoded by the coding sequence ATGATCGACCGCATCTGGATCGTCTTCGCTGCGCTCAATGGCGCCATGGCGGTCGGCACCGGCGCCTATGCCAGCCACGCGCTGGCCGCCCAGCCGCAGGCGCAGGAGTGGTTCCGCATCGCCGGACAGTACCAGATGGCGCATGCGCTGGCGCTGGTTCTGCTGGTGGCCCTGGGCGGTCGGGTGACCGCGAGCGGGCGCTTGCTCCTGCGGACGGCGGGATGGCTGTTCGTCGCCGGAATCCTGCTGTTCTGCGGCACGCTCTATGCGCTGGCGACGATCGGCCCCCTGCCGCTGCCGATGACGGCGCCGGCCGGCGGCTGGAGCTTCATGCTGGGTTGGCTGGCGCTGGCGGTCGCGGCGCTGCGGGTGCGCGGCTGA
- a CDS encoding ArsR/SmtB family transcription factor: MKIEDLQANARRASALLKAMCNERRLLILCHLSQGERSVGELEDLVGLSQSALSQHLARLRNDNLVRTRRSAQNIYYSLNGHEAQTIMATLHGLYCAPAAEDAEGDGPAGDQGIGRSDLRAATAG; encoded by the coding sequence ATGAAGATCGAGGATTTGCAGGCCAATGCCCGCCGAGCGAGCGCGCTGTTGAAGGCGATGTGCAACGAACGGCGCCTCTTGATCCTGTGCCACCTCAGTCAGGGGGAGCGGTCGGTGGGTGAACTGGAGGATCTGGTCGGCCTCAGCCAGTCGGCGCTGTCGCAGCATCTGGCCCGGCTGCGCAACGACAATCTGGTGCGCACGCGGCGCAGCGCCCAGAACATCTACTATTCGCTGAACGGGCACGAGGCGCAGACCATCATGGCCACGCTGCACGGGCTTTACTGCGCACCCGCCGCGGAAGACGCCGAGGGCGATGGACCAGCCGGCGACCAGGGGATCGGCCGTTCCGACCTGCGGGCCGCCACGGCGGGCTGA
- a CDS encoding sulfurtransferase TusA family protein, translating into MTDHPLNTKGLQCPLPVLRARKAIKAIAVGDTLTVEATDPGARRDFPAFCEATGNRLLSVAEEGGVLRFVIERVA; encoded by the coding sequence ATGACCGACCACCCGTTGAATACCAAGGGCTTGCAGTGCCCGCTCCCCGTCCTGCGCGCGCGCAAGGCGATCAAGGCCATTGCCGTCGGCGACACCTTGACCGTCGAGGCGACCGACCCCGGTGCCCGCAGGGACTTCCCGGCCTTCTGCGAGGCGACGGGCAACCGCCTGCTGTCCGTCGCGGAGGAGGGGGGCGTCCTGCGCTTCGTCATCGAGCGGGTGGCCTGA
- a CDS encoding histone deacetylase family protein, whose translation MFTTLFTHPACLEHDTGLGHPECSDRLRAVLAALETEEFHMLERQEAPRATVEQLLRAHPRSHIDRVLSLIPEVEHAGVDADTVVSPGSGEAALRAAGAVCAAVDAVATGQSRNAFCAVRPPGHHAEREKAMGFCLFNNAAVGAFHARAAHGLQRVAVMDFDVHHGNGTQDILQHDPDMLYCSTHQSPLYPGTGDAGEKGEYGNCVNAPLPAMAGSPEFRHAMTHVILPAIDHFKPDLLIISAGFDAHSRDPLAGLHLIDDDFVWATRKLGELARTHCGARIVSVLEGGYNLRALASASAAHVRELMYC comes from the coding sequence ATGTTCACCACCCTGTTCACCCACCCGGCGTGCCTGGAGCACGACACGGGTCTCGGTCATCCCGAATGCTCCGACCGCCTGCGCGCCGTGCTCGCCGCCCTGGAGACGGAGGAGTTCCACATGCTGGAACGGCAGGAGGCGCCGCGCGCCACGGTTGAGCAGCTTCTGCGGGCGCACCCGCGGTCGCACATCGACCGCGTGCTGTCCCTGATCCCGGAGGTGGAGCATGCGGGCGTCGATGCCGACACGGTCGTTTCGCCCGGATCGGGGGAGGCGGCGCTGCGCGCGGCGGGCGCCGTCTGCGCCGCGGTCGACGCGGTGGCGACCGGCCAGTCGCGCAACGCCTTTTGCGCCGTCCGCCCGCCCGGTCATCATGCGGAGCGGGAGAAGGCGATGGGCTTCTGCCTGTTCAACAACGCCGCCGTCGGCGCCTTCCACGCCCGTGCCGCCCATGGTTTGCAACGGGTGGCGGTGATGGATTTCGATGTCCATCACGGCAACGGCACGCAGGACATCCTCCAGCACGACCCCGACATGCTCTATTGCTCGACCCACCAGTCGCCGCTCTATCCCGGCACCGGCGATGCGGGCGAGAAGGGGGAATACGGCAACTGCGTCAACGCGCCGCTGCCGGCGATGGCCGGCTCGCCGGAATTCCGCCACGCCATGACGCATGTCATCCTGCCGGCCATCGATCATTTCAAGCCGGACCTGCTGATCATCTCCGCCGGCTTCGACGCCCATTCGCGCGATCCGCTGGCCGGTCTGCATCTGATCGACGATGATTTCGTCTGGGCCACCCGCAAGCTGGGCGAACTGGCCCGCACCCATTGCGGCGCGCGGATCGTCTCGGTGCTGGAGGGCGGGTACAATCTGCGCGCCCTCGCCTCGGCGAGCGCCGCCCATGTGCGCGAACTGATGTATTGCTGA
- a CDS encoding exodeoxyribonuclease VII small subunit — protein sequence MVLPDMHPAASPGPNSGVPIPPDIAALSFEDALAELERIVRQLEEGRGKLDDAISSYERGTALKRHCELKLREAQAKIDRITVSADGSLGTEPARID from the coding sequence ATGGTTCTGCCCGACATGCACCCTGCCGCCTCCCCAGGTCCGAATTCCGGCGTTCCCATTCCGCCCGACATCGCCGCCCTCAGCTTCGAGGACGCGCTCGCCGAACTGGAGCGGATCGTCCGCCAGCTTGAGGAAGGGCGCGGCAAGCTGGACGACGCCATCTCCTCCTACGAGCGGGGCACGGCGCTGAAGCGCCATTGCGAGCTGAAGCTGCGCGAGGCGCAGGCCAAGATCGACCGCATCACCGTGAGCGCCGACGGTTCCCTCGGCACCGAACCCGCCCGGATCGACTGA
- a CDS encoding polyprenyl synthetase family protein, which produces MAEIAQAVELKIGALLPTTDLPEARVFEAMRYGCLNGGKRLRPFLVMQSSALFGVNPDCAIRAAAAVEMVHSYSLVHDDLPAMDDGELRRGRPTCHRQFDEATAILAGDGLLTLAFEVLADPATHEDPNIRCQLVTALAKAAGGHGMVGGQMLDLIAEHETFDLGTTTRLQRLKTGEMIAFSCEAGGILGKASPPQRTALRAYAHDLGLAFQIVDDLLDVEGTAEETGKTVGRDAQAGKATFVSILGRDRARAQAEMLADQAAQHLDIFDGRADMLKAVADFVVARRA; this is translated from the coding sequence ATGGCGGAGATCGCGCAGGCCGTTGAACTGAAGATCGGCGCCCTGCTGCCGACCACCGACCTGCCGGAGGCGCGGGTGTTCGAGGCCATGCGCTATGGCTGCCTGAACGGCGGCAAGCGGCTGCGCCCCTTCCTGGTGATGCAGTCCTCCGCCCTGTTCGGCGTCAACCCGGACTGCGCCATCCGCGCCGCCGCCGCGGTGGAGATGGTCCACAGCTATTCGCTGGTCCATGACGACTTGCCGGCGATGGATGACGGCGAGCTGCGGCGCGGCCGTCCGACCTGCCACCGCCAGTTCGACGAGGCGACCGCCATCCTGGCCGGCGACGGGCTGCTGACGCTGGCCTTCGAGGTGCTGGCCGATCCGGCGACCCATGAGGACCCCAACATCCGCTGCCAGCTGGTGACGGCGCTTGCCAAGGCCGCCGGCGGGCACGGCATGGTCGGCGGCCAGATGCTGGACCTGATCGCCGAGCATGAGACTTTCGACCTCGGCACCACCACGCGGTTGCAGCGCCTGAAGACCGGCGAGATGATCGCCTTCTCCTGCGAGGCCGGCGGTATCCTGGGCAAGGCCAGCCCGCCGCAACGTACGGCGCTGCGCGCCTATGCCCACGACCTCGGCCTCGCCTTCCAGATCGTCGACGATCTTCTGGACGTGGAAGGCACGGCGGAGGAGACCGGCAAGACGGTCGGGCGCGACGCCCAGGCCGGCAAGGCGACCTTCGTGTCGATCCTGGGCCGCGACCGCGCCCGAGCCCAGGCCGAGATGCTGGCCGATCAGGCGGCGCAGCACTTGGACATTTTCGATGGGCGTGCCGATATGTTGAAGGCGGTCGCCGAC